In a single window of the Campylobacter fetus subsp. testudinum 03-427 genome:
- the pykF gene encoding pyruvate kinase I (Pfam matches to PF00224.17 PK, and to PF02887.12 PK_C), whose amino-acid sequence MIDKRTKIVATVGPASDSLETIEALAKEGVNVFRLNFSHGTHEYHKSTLDKVRQTEKNLGIRLGVLQDICGPKIRVGKLENPFELKAGDKLIVVKDDILGVQVSLSEYKLSINHPEIFSLIKEGEYIYLYDGMIRAKVIKVADQIETIIENDGVLNSNKGVNFPNTKLNIEVITDKDKKDLEWGAQNGVDFVAVSFVQNAKDVQKAKDLIKEFGGHAKVFAKIEKFDAVENIDEIVRVSDGIMVARGDLGIEVPYYKVPSIQKSIIRKANEANKPVITATQMMLSMAKNESATRAEISDVANAVLDGTDAVMLSEESAVGINPVAVVRAMSATIAESEKIYPYGKFDEFSFVDETDMVASSTSRLATRIGVCAIISITSSGQSAIKMARNRPNIDIIAVAHDEETARSLTIVWGVRPSLVIEKSRLNILLANTIQGLHKVGLISDECTYIMTAGYPTGAIGSTNFIRILKKDQIDYYLDAAL is encoded by the coding sequence ATGATTGATAAAAGAACGAAAATCGTAGCTACTGTAGGTCCTGCTAGCGATAGTTTAGAAACCATAGAAGCATTAGCAAAAGAAGGCGTAAATGTATTTAGACTAAATTTCTCTCACGGAACGCATGAATATCACAAATCAACACTTGATAAAGTAAGACAAACTGAGAAAAATTTAGGCATTAGACTCGGAGTTTTGCAAGATATCTGCGGACCTAAAATTAGAGTAGGAAAGCTTGAAAATCCGTTTGAACTAAAAGCAGGAGATAAGCTTATAGTTGTAAAAGATGATATTTTAGGAGTTCAAGTCTCTCTAAGTGAGTATAAACTAAGCATAAACCATCCTGAAATTTTCAGTCTTATAAAAGAGGGCGAATATATATATTTGTATGACGGAATGATCAGAGCTAAAGTCATAAAAGTCGCAGATCAGATAGAAACTATTATTGAAAATGACGGAGTTTTAAACTCAAATAAAGGTGTAAATTTCCCAAATACAAAGCTAAATATCGAAGTCATCACAGACAAAGACAAAAAAGATCTAGAGTGGGGTGCGCAAAACGGTGTGGATTTTGTAGCAGTTAGCTTTGTACAAAATGCAAAAGATGTACAAAAAGCAAAAGATCTTATAAAAGAATTTGGCGGACACGCTAAAGTTTTTGCCAAAATAGAAAAATTTGACGCTGTTGAAAATATAGATGAGATAGTGCGCGTGAGTGACGGTATAATGGTAGCTCGCGGCGATCTTGGTATAGAAGTTCCATACTACAAAGTACCATCGATCCAAAAAAGCATCATAAGAAAAGCAAACGAAGCAAACAAACCAGTCATCACAGCAACTCAGATGATGCTTTCAATGGCAAAAAATGAAAGTGCTACAAGAGCTGAGATAAGCGACGTGGCAAACGCTGTTTTAGATGGAACGGACGCGGTTATGCTGAGCGAAGAGAGTGCTGTAGGTATAAATCCTGTTGCAGTCGTAAGGGCGATGAGTGCAACCATAGCAGAAAGCGAAAAGATATATCCTTATGGTAAATTTGACGAGTTTTCGTTCGTAGATGAAACAGATATGGTGGCAAGTTCAACTTCAAGACTAGCGACTAGGATTGGAGTTTGCGCTATAATTTCTATAACTAGTTCTGGTCAAAGTGCGATAAAAATGGCTAGAAACCGTCCAAATATAGATATCATAGCAGTGGCTCACGATGAAGAAACCGCTAGAAGCTTAACTATAGTTTGGGGAGTAAGACCGTCTCTTGTTATAGAAAAAAGCAGACTAAATATCTTACTTGCAAATACCATTCAAGGACTACATAAAGTAGGGCTTATAAGTGATGAATGCACGTATATAATGACTGCTGGTTATCCAACAGGAGCCATAGGAAGTACAAACTTTATAAGAATACTGAAAAAAGATCAGATAGATTACTATTTAGACGCTGCTTTGTAG
- the recG gene encoding ATP-dependent DNA helicase (Pfam matches to PF00271.27 Helicase_C, and to PF00270.25 DEAD), translating into MKFDSDAKDLKSIGINSLLDLALMLPKSYDDLSISHIPNEGENSVEIETKFSKRVGSMLTVTAFCITWQCDIRLVIFNAKPWHYMAFKSGKTMFIHAKSSFSYGSWQFVNPKVVTKVGSIIPHYKTNITDAKLEKLIKKYLNLKNLTDEGLDPKEAKILLSIHENSKNSTKIVANLQNDLRTLRVLKFVEIYNYIKKLSSKKSQFPGVKIKPFDINSWLKSLPFKPTNDQLAAIKDIKNDISQDIAAKRVVMGDVGSGKTLVILSAALMIYPKPAVLMAPTSILADQLYSEAKRLLPSFYNTVLVKKGAKNVDFSGVNLIIGTHVLLYQSLPQSPLVMVDEQHRFGSNQRKKIDELTRDFDKRAHFLQFSATPIPRTLSLIESQIVSFSFLKEIPYKKNIHTIILQNAGFSGLLEHLKNEIQKNRQTIIVYPLVEESQMSSYQSLSEASGFWESRFEKVYLTHGKDKDKEDILKKFAENGNILLTTTVVEVGISLPKLSTIVIVGAERLGLATLHQLRGRVGRNGGEGWCYIYTKLKDPPNRLLEFSRTLDGFLVAKLDLKNRQAGDVLDGTLQHGATFNYYDMEEDITQEATNRLCEFKTS; encoded by the coding sequence ATGAAATTTGACAGCGACGCCAAAGATCTAAAAAGTATCGGTATAAACTCACTTCTTGATTTGGCTTTGATGCTACCTAAATCATATGATGATTTAAGTATTTCACATATACCAAATGAAGGTGAAAATAGTGTTGAGATAGAGACTAAATTTAGTAAAAGAGTAGGCTCTATGCTCACTGTTACTGCATTTTGTATTACATGGCAATGTGATATAAGATTGGTTATATTTAATGCAAAACCGTGGCATTATATGGCTTTTAAGAGTGGAAAGACGATGTTCATTCATGCAAAATCAAGCTTTAGTTATGGTTCATGGCAGTTTGTAAATCCAAAAGTAGTCACAAAAGTAGGCTCGATAATACCGCATTATAAAACAAATATTACAGATGCAAAACTAGAAAAACTCATAAAAAAATATCTAAATTTAAAAAATCTTACTGATGAAGGGCTTGATCCAAAAGAAGCCAAAATTTTACTTAGCATACATGAAAATAGTAAAAATAGCACAAAAATAGTTGCAAATTTACAAAATGATCTAAGAACTTTGAGAGTTCTTAAATTTGTAGAAATTTATAATTATATAAAAAAATTAAGCAGCAAAAAATCTCAATTCCCCGGAGTAAAAATAAAGCCTTTTGATATCAACAGTTGGCTTAAAAGTTTGCCTTTTAAACCGACAAATGATCAATTAGCCGCAATAAAAGATATAAAAAACGATATAAGTCAAGATATAGCCGCAAAAAGAGTTGTAATGGGAGATGTTGGCAGCGGCAAGACTCTTGTTATACTCTCAGCTGCTCTTATGATATATCCTAAACCAGCAGTTTTGATGGCACCAACTAGTATATTAGCCGATCAGTTATATAGTGAAGCAAAGCGGCTTTTGCCTAGTTTTTATAATACCGTATTGGTTAAAAAAGGTGCTAAAAATGTAGATTTTAGTGGCGTAAATTTGATCATCGGAACTCACGTTTTATTATATCAATCCTTGCCGCAAAGTCCGCTTGTTATGGTTGATGAACAACATAGATTTGGCTCAAATCAGCGCAAAAAGATAGATGAGCTTACGAGGGATTTTGATAAAAGGGCTCATTTTTTGCAATTTAGTGCTACTCCTATTCCAAGAACGCTTAGTCTTATAGAGTCTCAGATTGTTAGTTTTAGTTTTTTAAAAGAAATTCCATATAAAAAAAATATTCACACGATCATACTGCAAAACGCTGGATTTAGCGGACTTTTGGAGCATTTGAAAAATGAAATTCAAAAAAACAGACAAACTATAATAGTATATCCGCTTGTAGAAGAAAGCCAAATGAGCAGTTATCAAAGTTTAAGTGAAGCTAGTGGTTTTTGGGAGTCTAGATTTGAAAAAGTGTATTTAACGCATGGAAAAGATAAGGATAAAGAGGATATTTTAAAGAAATTTGCTGAGAATGGGAATATTTTGCTTACGACGACCGTCGTAGAAGTGGGTATATCGTTGCCAAAACTCTCCACGATAGTTATAGTAGGCGCTGAGCGTTTAGGGCTTGCTACCCTTCATCAGCTTAGAGGAAGAGTTGGTAGAAATGGTGGCGAGGGTTGGTGTTATATATACACTAAGTTAAAAGATCCGCCAAATAGACTTTTGGAATTTTCTAGAACTTTGGACGGATTTTTAGTGGCAAAACTAGATCTTAAAAATCGTCAAGCAGGAGACGTTTTGGACGGGACTTTGCAGCATGGAGCTACATTTAACTATTATGATATGGAAGAAGATATCACTCAAGAAGCAACCAATAGGCTTTGCGAATTTAAAACATCATAA
- a CDS encoding peptidase, M16 family (Pfam match to PF05193.17 Peptidase_M16_C): MEKLDIDIKGVKTPLIYEYSSSLPIVNLKLVFKVAGSIYAMKPGLAKISAALLNEGTKQLGVNEFSKRLEMLAIDINASAGFESFSIEINCLKEHFKFAFDMLIGLLSDPNYSEYTLNKLKINALGIIAANASDFDYQAKVKLNEILFDGTNLSLPSIGTKSSIESIEIDDIRNFLIHNLDISNLFLVLGGDIKVCDVDFQALKNVLKKGKLREIKKIQTSDKCKKEFVIKQSEQAYVYFGSPFNVEDDEKYLASVATFILGSSGFGSRLMEEIRVKRGLAYSVYARNDLNLSYKAISGYLQTKNESKDEAISVVQSEFENFLRDGVSQKELDQAKNFLLGSEPLSKETLFKRLSIAQNEYYFGYELGEFDRNLNKIKDLKLDRLNEFIKSHDEILKQSFAVIYNEI; the protein is encoded by the coding sequence TTGGAAAAGTTAGATATAGATATAAAAGGGGTTAAAACCCCGCTTATTTACGAGTATAGTTCGTCTTTGCCTATTGTAAATTTAAAACTTGTGTTTAAAGTAGCAGGAAGCATTTATGCTATGAAGCCAGGTCTTGCAAAGATAAGTGCCGCTTTGCTTAACGAAGGTACAAAACAGCTCGGAGTAAATGAGTTTAGCAAACGCCTTGAAATGCTTGCTATAGATATAAATGCAAGTGCGGGATTTGAAAGTTTTTCTATAGAGATAAACTGTTTGAAAGAGCATTTTAAATTTGCTTTTGATATGCTAATTGGGCTTTTGAGCGATCCAAACTATAGTGAATATACGTTAAATAAGCTAAAGATCAATGCTCTAGGAATTATAGCGGCAAATGCCAGTGATTTTGACTATCAAGCAAAAGTGAAGTTAAATGAAATTTTATTTGACGGGACAAATTTAAGCTTGCCTTCTATCGGTACAAAATCTAGTATAGAGAGCATAGAGATAGATGATATTAGAAATTTTTTGATACATAATCTTGATATATCAAATTTATTTTTAGTTTTGGGTGGAGATATAAAGGTTTGCGATGTTGATTTTCAGGCTTTAAAAAATGTTTTAAAAAAAGGCAAACTGCGAGAAATCAAGAAAATTCAAACAAGCGATAAATGTAAAAAAGAGTTTGTTATAAAGCAAAGCGAACAAGCATATGTATATTTTGGTTCTCCATTTAATGTAGAAGATGATGAAAAATATCTAGCTAGCGTGGCTACTTTTATACTTGGAAGTAGTGGTTTTGGAAGTAGGCTTATGGAAGAAATCAGGGTAAAAAGAGGACTTGCTTACAGCGTTTATGCTAGAAATGATCTAAATTTATCTTATAAAGCCATTAGTGGGTATTTGCAAACAAAAAATGAGAGCAAAGATGAAGCCATAAGCGTAGTTCAGTCTGAGTTTGAAAACTTTTTAAGAGATGGAGTTAGTCAAAAAGAGCTTGATCAAGCTAAAAATTTCTTGCTTGGTAGTGAGCCTTTGTCTAAAGAAACTCTATTTAAGCGTCTTTCTATAGCTCAAAATGAGTATTATTTCGGATATGAGCTTGGTGAATTTGATAGAAATTTAAATAAGATAAAAGATTTAAAACTTGATAGGTTAAATGAGTTTATAAAATCTCACGATGAGATACTAAAACAGTCTTTTGCAGTAATTTATAATGAAATTTGA
- a CDS encoding diguanylate cyclase/phosphodiesterase (Pfam matches to PF00563.16 EAL, and to PF00990.17 GGDEF), whose amino-acid sequence MSNRVLIAPLILIIFLFLIANFALFYMKFVEIYDMNGTFDYCKDSKSTIHFIKNYIDGANDEDSVNKRLKSLDFLYLKGVILDINGSKFETKYKFGNDTSEFDVLSDYPDAKDKLKNTNIPFFAKKILLNNKVEISYIEKIDENRAIGYEKIVPFKINTICSKEFLEWFYTNMFFSLIAGVVFMITAICVMLKFYFMLKRTMRLDNIEMKRINRLLEIKNRALRKELYVDNLTNMSSRYKLEKDIASLKHPKIIIIDIDDFSNISDYYGEMIANRVLIEVSSAIKEFAKLNGLIAYNFRLDKFVLLEDSEFDIDRYEAIANDLIDKFKGYIIHINDERGENIFIEICCSIGFCLDYKDSIKKALMALKRAKQEHKDYLCYFTYMDTTKEYIRRKRHSHIISNAIMNNQIVPYFQPIFDKDRNVIKYEALVRIVNNEDGVLLPGIFIKDSKLIKRYAYITKTIVEKCFLQAKLNPNVVISVNISIEDMIDGDVSAFIIEKLSQMQVAKQIVFEVLEDENMEDPDRVKSFIDKVRRMGSKIAIDDFGSGYSNFSYILKIKPDYLKIDGSIIKRVSTHEDSYIVVSAIVAFAKKLGIKTIAEFVYNESIFRRCIEIGVDEFQGFYLGEPNDKFID is encoded by the coding sequence ATGTCAAATAGGGTTTTGATAGCACCTTTAATTCTTATTATTTTTCTTTTTTTAATAGCAAATTTTGCTCTTTTTTATATGAAATTTGTAGAAATTTATGATATGAATGGCACGTTTGATTACTGCAAAGATAGCAAAAGCACTATTCATTTTATAAAAAATTATATAGATGGCGCAAACGATGAAGATAGCGTAAATAAAAGACTTAAGAGTCTTGATTTTTTGTATTTGAAAGGTGTTATTTTAGATATAAACGGTTCTAAATTTGAAACTAAGTATAAATTTGGAAACGATACGAGTGAGTTTGATGTTTTAAGTGATTATCCAGATGCGAAAGATAAGTTAAAAAATACAAATATTCCGTTTTTTGCTAAAAAAATACTCTTAAATAATAAAGTAGAAATTTCATATATCGAAAAAATAGATGAAAATAGAGCTATCGGGTATGAAAAGATCGTGCCTTTTAAGATAAACACTATATGCTCAAAAGAGTTTTTAGAATGGTTTTATACGAATATGTTTTTTAGCCTTATCGCAGGGGTTGTATTTATGATAACTGCGATTTGTGTAATGCTTAAGTTTTATTTTATGCTAAAAAGGACGATGAGACTAGATAACATAGAAATGAAGCGTATAAATAGGCTTTTAGAGATAAAAAATAGAGCTTTAAGAAAAGAGCTTTACGTAGATAATCTTACGAATATGTCAAGTAGATATAAGCTTGAAAAAGATATAGCGAGTTTAAAACATCCAAAAATAATCATTATAGATATAGATGATTTTAGCAATATAAGCGATTATTACGGAGAGATGATTGCAAATAGAGTTTTGATAGAAGTATCATCTGCTATAAAAGAATTTGCAAAGCTAAATGGACTTATCGCTTATAATTTTAGGCTTGATAAGTTTGTACTTTTAGAAGATAGCGAGTTTGATATAGATAGATATGAGGCTATAGCAAATGATTTGATAGATAAATTTAAAGGTTATATAATACATATAAACGATGAGCGCGGTGAAAATATATTTATAGAAATTTGTTGTAGTATAGGTTTTTGTCTTGATTATAAAGATTCTATTAAAAAGGCTTTAATGGCTTTGAAAAGAGCCAAACAAGAGCATAAAGATTATCTTTGTTACTTTACTTATATGGATACTACTAAAGAGTATATAAGACGCAAAAGACATTCTCATATAATTAGCAATGCTATTATGAATAACCAAATAGTTCCGTATTTTCAACCCATTTTCGATAAAGATAGAAACGTTATAAAGTATGAAGCTTTAGTTAGAATAGTAAATAACGAAGATGGAGTTTTGTTGCCCGGTATATTTATAAAAGATTCAAAACTGATAAAAAGATACGCTTACATTACAAAAACTATCGTTGAAAAATGCTTTTTACAAGCTAAGCTTAATCCTAATGTGGTTATATCGGTAAATATAAGTATAGAAGATATGATAGATGGAGATGTTAGTGCTTTTATAATAGAAAAATTAAGCCAAATGCAAGTTGCTAAACAGATAGTTTTTGAGGTTTTAGAAGATGAAAATATGGAAGATCCAGATAGGGTAAAAAGCTTTATAGATAAAGTTAGAAGAATGGGCTCAAAGATAGCTATAGACGACTTTGGAAGCGGCTATAGTAATTTTTCTTATATATTAAAAATCAAACCAGACTACTTGAAGATAGACGGCTCTATCATAAAACGCGTAAGTACGCATGAGGATTCATATATTGTGGTTTCTGCTATAGTCGCTTTTGCTAAAAAATTAGGTATCAAAACGATAGCTGAGTTTGTATATAATGAAAGTATATTCAGAAGATGTATAGAAATAGGAGTCGATGAGTTTCAAGGATTTTATCTTGGTGAACCAAATGATAAATTTATAGATTAG
- a CDS encoding transporter, LysE family (Pfam match to PF01810.14 LysE): MESFIQGLFFGWGAAVPIGPINVLIMSYALKSYKLGVATGLGAMSVDVLYLVLLSFGVLQILNQPILFNILAIFGSLFLLYIAYLTYKSADKLIGQDSNLKENSFVGCFVKGAFLNLINPYIIGFWLSVSSFAAKSSSTTLSLAGLIVAIGIWILGLPFGVSRSKRFISQGVAKIFAYLSAGLMAVFAIMLLFNTFFKG, translated from the coding sequence ATGGAGAGTTTTATTCAAGGGTTGTTTTTTGGATGGGGCGCAGCTGTACCTATCGGCCCTATAAACGTACTTATAATGTCTTATGCTTTAAAATCGTATAAGCTAGGAGTCGCTACTGGACTTGGGGCTATGAGCGTCGATGTTTTGTATCTTGTTTTGCTTAGTTTTGGAGTGCTGCAAATTTTAAATCAGCCTATTTTATTTAATATATTGGCAATTTTTGGTTCTTTATTTTTACTTTATATAGCGTATTTAACTTATAAAAGTGCTGATAAATTGATTGGTCAAGATTCAAATTTAAAAGAGAATTCTTTTGTTGGCTGCTTTGTAAAAGGGGCTTTTTTAAATTTAATAAATCCGTATATAATAGGCTTTTGGCTATCGGTATCTAGTTTTGCTGCTAAAAGTTCTAGCACGACTTTAAGTTTAGCGGGTCTTATAGTGGCTATAGGAATTTGGATTTTGGGGCTTCCGTTTGGAGTAAGTCGTTCAAAACGTTTTATTTCTCAAGGCGTAGCAAAAATATTTGCATATCTTTCTGCTGGTTTGATGGCAGTTTTTGCTATTATGTTACTTTTTAACACATTTTTTAAAGGCTAA
- the dapE gene encoding N-succinyl-diaminopimelate deacylase (Pfam matches to PF01546.24 Peptidase_M20, and to PF07687.10 M20_dimer) has product MEVIEILKELLKFKSITPDDDGAMNYIDMFMDGFDADFIDVNGVKNLILTKKFGDGVHLCFAGHIDVVPAGEGWDSDPFEPELKDGFIYARGAQDMKSGVAAFLCACKDATKFNGTLSIILTSDEEGDGIYGTAEALKFLKSRGNLPDFALVAEPTSSNMFGDTIKIGRRGSINGVVTINGVQGHAAYPEKCVNPAHQLASVFADFAGYELDSGSKYFGASKIVITDIRGGMEVVNVTPKSVKIMFNVRNSELTSCEDIKRYTEHIFNGFDFTLSLKESSKPFLTDESSKIVIQAQKSIENICKISPDLSTSGGTSDARYFAAFGVPVVEFGVVNDRIHAINERVLQSEVESLYLVFKDLIENFE; this is encoded by the coding sequence ATGGAAGTTATAGAAATTTTAAAAGAGCTTTTGAAATTTAAAAGCATTACTCCTGATGATGATGGAGCTATGAATTATATAGATATGTTTATGGATGGATTTGACGCTGATTTTATCGATGTAAATGGCGTAAAAAATCTTATTTTAACTAAAAAATTTGGAGATGGCGTTCATCTATGTTTTGCAGGTCATATAGACGTAGTTCCTGCTGGAGAGGGCTGGGATAGTGATCCTTTCGAGCCGGAGCTAAAAGACGGTTTTATATATGCAAGAGGCGCTCAAGATATGAAAAGTGGAGTTGCGGCTTTTTTATGCGCATGTAAAGACGCTACTAAATTTAACGGAACTCTTAGTATAATACTTACGAGCGATGAAGAAGGAGATGGGATCTACGGCACTGCAGAAGCTCTTAAATTTTTAAAAAGCAGAGGAAATTTACCAGACTTTGCTTTAGTTGCCGAGCCGACATCTTCAAATATGTTTGGCGATACTATAAAAATCGGTCGCAGAGGCTCGATAAATGGAGTCGTAACGATAAATGGAGTTCAAGGTCACGCAGCTTATCCTGAAAAATGTGTAAATCCAGCACATCAATTAGCTAGTGTTTTTGCTGATTTTGCAGGATATGAGCTTGATAGTGGTAGTAAGTATTTTGGTGCTAGTAAGATTGTTATTACTGATATTAGAGGAGGTATGGAGGTTGTAAATGTTACGCCAAAAAGCGTAAAAATTATGTTTAATGTAAGAAACTCTGAATTAACTAGTTGTGAAGATATAAAAAGATATACTGAGCATATTTTTAATGGATTTGATTTTACTTTGAGTTTAAAAGAGAGTTCAAAACCATTTTTAACAGATGAAAGTTCAAAGATAGTCATTCAGGCTCAAAAAAGCATTGAAAATATCTGCAAAATTTCACCTGATCTTAGCACTAGCGGCGGTACTAGCGATGCTAGATATTTTGCAGCTTTTGGAGTTCCTGTTGTAGAGTTTGGAGTAGTGAATGATAGAATTCACGCTATAAATGAGAGAGTTTTACAAAGTGAGGTGGAGTCTTTATATCTTGTATTTAAAGATTTAATTGAGAATTTTGAGTAA
- the mqo gene encoding malate:quinone-oxidoreductase (Pfam match to PF06039.11 Mqo), which translates to MKEKHYQVAIVGGGISGGALLYELARYTDISSMVLIEKYGGLATLNSKGTANSQTVHCGDIETNYTFEKASKVRKTARMVVKYGLQHGYQNKYMFDGQKMAIGVGDSEVEFIKKRYEEFKVLYPYIEFYDKDELAKIEPKIIYDANGFARNENVVGMGVKSGEYTTVDYGAFTTTFVDNARSEGKECDLYLNSEVQNISQAGDKFFIETKNGLSISANFVVVNAGAHSLFLAHKMGYGLDFGCLPVAGSFYLTKQKLLNGKVYMVQNPKLPFAALHGDPDILANGCTRFGPTALALPKLERYHGTYRSFMDFCKTLNLDGDIVKIFYDLFKDSEIRNYILRNFLFEVPLLNKQLFVKDARKIVPSLQTSDIYYAKGFGGVRPQVLNKTEKKLMLGEASINTKKGIIFNMTPSPGATSCLGNALRDVKEICEFLGSTFYEDKFNEELVDKE; encoded by the coding sequence ATGAAAGAAAAGCATTATCAAGTTGCCATCGTCGGTGGGGGTATAAGCGGCGGAGCGCTTCTATATGAACTGGCGAGATATACAGATATAAGCAGTATGGTTTTGATAGAAAAATATGGCGGACTAGCAACTTTAAACTCAAAAGGTACGGCAAATTCTCAAACAGTACATTGCGGTGATATAGAAACAAACTATACATTTGAAAAAGCTAGCAAAGTAAGAAAAACAGCTAGAATGGTCGTAAAATACGGTCTTCAACACGGCTACCAAAACAAATATATGTTTGATGGTCAAAAGATGGCTATAGGCGTAGGCGATAGCGAAGTTGAGTTTATAAAAAAACGTTATGAAGAGTTTAAAGTTCTTTATCCTTATATAGAATTTTACGATAAAGACGAGTTGGCAAAAATAGAGCCGAAAATTATATATGACGCAAATGGTTTTGCAAGAAATGAAAACGTAGTTGGAATGGGCGTTAAAAGCGGTGAATACACTACTGTGGATTATGGTGCTTTTACAACTACTTTTGTTGATAATGCTAGAAGTGAAGGAAAAGAGTGTGATTTATACCTAAATAGCGAGGTGCAAAACATAAGTCAAGCTGGCGATAAATTCTTCATAGAAACCAAAAACGGTCTGTCTATCAGTGCAAATTTCGTTGTTGTAAATGCTGGAGCGCATTCGTTATTTCTAGCTCATAAAATGGGCTATGGGTTGGATTTTGGTTGTTTGCCTGTAGCAGGAAGCTTCTATCTTACTAAGCAAAAACTTTTAAATGGTAAGGTTTATATGGTTCAAAATCCAAAACTTCCTTTTGCGGCTTTGCATGGTGATCCTGATATTTTAGCTAATGGCTGTACAAGATTTGGTCCAACTGCACTTGCTCTTCCAAAGCTTGAGAGATATCATGGAACATATAGAAGTTTTATGGATTTTTGTAAAACTTTAAATTTAGACGGTGATATAGTTAAGATATTTTATGATCTATTTAAAGACTCTGAAATAAGAAATTATATACTTAGAAACTTTTTATTTGAAGTTCCGCTTTTAAATAAACAATTATTCGTAAAAGATGCTAGAAAGATAGTTCCTAGCTTGCAAACCAGCGATATATATTACGCAAAAGGATTTGGTGGAGTAAGACCTCAAGTTCTAAACAAAACTGAGAAAAAACTTATGCTTGGCGAAGCTAGTATAAATACTAAAAAAGGAATTATTTTTAATATGACCCCAAGTCCTGGAGCAACTAGTTGTCTTGGAAATGCTTTGAGAGATGTTAAAGAGATTTGCGAGTTTTTAGGTAGTACATTTTACGAAGATAAATTTAATGAAGAGCTTGTCGATAAAGAGTAA
- a CDS encoding SAM-dependent methyltransferase (Pfam match to PF12847.3 Methyltransf_18), which yields MKSLSIKSKDNIDSLDFYAKIEPLLGFYEAYDELYKKYLNLIESLEFKNGDLALDFGCGNGKFSLLLSSKFKVLGLDISPKMAEICSLKGIKTLTCPIDKLDMKFDLITAVSDVLNYMTKDELSKFFNSASSRLKFGGYLIFDLNTQFGFDSVASGSLYIKDKNSDLIIDSNYENNSLNTEFIYFEEQGNLYKKSKFEITQHYHSYKFIKDNCPLELVKTIKIELFSDSLADKEIYIFQKQT from the coding sequence ATGAAGAGCTTGTCGATAAAGAGTAAAGATAACATAGATAGTCTGGATTTTTATGCAAAAATAGAACCTCTTTTAGGATTTTATGAGGCTTATGATGAGCTTTATAAAAAATATCTAAATTTAATCGAATCGCTTGAATTTAAAAATGGCGATTTGGCTCTTGATTTTGGTTGCGGGAACGGGAAATTTAGTTTATTATTATCATCTAAATTTAAAGTTTTAGGGCTAGATATTAGCCCTAAAATGGCTGAAATTTGCAGCCTTAAAGGTATAAAAACTCTTACTTGTCCTATAGATAAACTTGATATGAAATTTGATCTTATAACAGCAGTTAGCGATGTGTTAAACTATATGACTAAAGACGAGCTGTCTAAGTTTTTTAACTCTGCTAGTAGTAGGCTGAAATTTGGCGGATATCTTATATTTGATTTAAATACGCAATTTGGTTTTGATAGCGTGGCTAGCGGAAGCTTATATATAAAAGATAAAAATAGTGATTTAATAATAGACTCAAACTATGAAAATAACAGCCTTAATACGGAATTTATATATTTTGAAGAGCAAGGGAATTTGTATAAAAAATCTAAATTCGAAATTACTCAGCACTACCATTCTTATAAATTTATAAAAGATAATTGCCCATTAGAGCTTGTAAAAACTATAAAAATAGAGCTTTTTAGCGACTCTTTAGCCGATAAAGAAATTTATATATTTCAAAAACAGACTTAG